The following proteins come from a genomic window of Sphaerisporangium rubeum:
- a CDS encoding HD domain-containing protein — translation MTTAERAFPRVDTGRLLLICAAGLVTVAGLAHTAATGLLDYENAVAFGALVAAGELARLTMPGNREVAPIGAAAALGYTLLLDVGGRPATHSAFQVVAVMAGGMAVGALPHLAVGRPPYLDAIARRLLCGALLAFAYRPLAADLFATTGPGHDSWWVVLGVMALLVTVTLAADIVVAALLRAEQVRTAFRVAVRDEINMAAPLGAAVAASGILLALASHSMSLAALLVFAAPLLVTQIAFRKYAGIRATYLQTVRALSRVTEVGGYVEPGHSLRVSRLALAIGRELGMAEPELLELEYAALMHDIGQLSLRDPIPGGATVLADPEQARSIAELGAEVIRKTGVLGRVAEIVRRQCDPVTAADPPPLASRVIKAANAYDDLMGGSADRDRAAATLDRLRLDPRREFDPVVVEAMAKVVDRPAR, via the coding sequence GTGACCACGGCCGAGCGGGCCTTCCCCAGAGTGGACACCGGACGGCTGCTGCTGATCTGCGCCGCCGGGCTGGTCACCGTGGCCGGTCTCGCGCACACCGCGGCGACCGGCCTGCTCGACTACGAGAACGCCGTGGCGTTCGGCGCGCTGGTCGCCGCGGGGGAGCTGGCGCGGCTGACGATGCCGGGCAACCGCGAGGTCGCGCCGATCGGCGCCGCCGCGGCCCTCGGGTACACCCTGCTGCTCGACGTCGGGGGCCGGCCCGCGACGCATTCGGCGTTCCAGGTGGTCGCGGTCATGGCCGGCGGCATGGCAGTGGGTGCGTTGCCGCACCTGGCGGTCGGCCGGCCGCCGTACCTCGACGCCATCGCGAGGCGCCTGCTGTGCGGCGCGCTGCTGGCCTTCGCCTACCGTCCGCTGGCCGCCGATCTGTTCGCGACCACCGGGCCGGGCCATGACTCGTGGTGGGTCGTCCTCGGCGTGATGGCGCTGCTCGTCACCGTGACGCTGGCGGCCGACATCGTCGTCGCGGCGCTGTTACGCGCCGAGCAGGTGCGCACCGCGTTCCGTGTCGCGGTGCGCGACGAGATCAACATGGCCGCGCCGCTCGGCGCCGCGGTCGCCGCGTCCGGCATCCTGCTGGCGCTGGCCTCTCACAGCATGAGTCTCGCGGCGCTGCTGGTGTTCGCCGCGCCACTGCTGGTCACCCAGATCGCGTTCCGCAAGTACGCCGGCATCCGCGCCACCTATCTGCAGACCGTCCGCGCGTTGTCCCGTGTCACCGAGGTCGGCGGGTACGTCGAGCCGGGGCACTCGCTGCGGGTCAGCCGTCTCGCGCTCGCCATCGGCAGGGAGCTCGGCATGGCGGAGCCCGAGCTGCTTGAGCTGGAGTACGCCGCGCTGATGCACGACATCGGCCAGCTCTCGCTGCGCGACCCGATCCCCGGCGGCGCGACCGTGCTCGCCGACCCCGAGCAGGCCCGCAGCATCGCCGAGCTCGGCGCCGAGGTCATCCGCAAGACCGGGGTGCTCGGCCGGGTCGCCGAGATCGTGCGGCGCCAGTGCGACCCGGTGACCGCCGCCGACCCGCCACCCCTCGCCAGCCGCGTCATCAAGGCCGCCAACGCCTACGACGACCTCATGGGTGGTTCCGCCGACCGTGACCGCGCCGCCGCCACCCTCGACCGTCTGCGCCTCGATCCCCGCCGTGAGTTCGACCCCGTCGTCGTGGAGGCGATGGCCAAAGTGGTCGATCGTCCCGCGCGATGA
- a CDS encoding HD-GYP domain-containing protein — protein sequence MRDLPWPARVYLTALVGAAVVLIGRGLFPPDRFAGHEWPTLLVLALLFLVCESVPTLLNVEQAAISVSFSAALAAVVLVGDVGAAIVGATAVLSVRPGLALHKRLFNGAQFAVCGHSAGLVYAMLGGPSDVPSIDGFPALLGPFMGAAAVYVVFNVLLFGAMLWLVGGLRAPELSLRALVQPLGSYFGYATFGLLIVGLWATVQSISAVLVLLPLFIARWTFGQYRAQQRSYDATIAALCQAVETKDFYTRGHCTRVSSAATMIAQEIGMGSERTKAIGYAGMLHDVGKLGVPTKVLQKEGKLTEEEFAAIQLHPMRGLEIVRGIDFLDEAFAGIMHHHERQDGRGYPMGLAGAEIPEFARVIAVADAFDSMTSDRSYRKAKSIDEALTELRKGAGTQFDPEMVTAFVRAIDRRGWDPPGRVTRPQAGEVVEPVAKDHDDPTTPIEVVSER from the coding sequence ATGCGTGATCTCCCGTGGCCGGCGAGGGTCTATCTGACCGCGCTCGTCGGCGCCGCTGTGGTGTTGATAGGACGCGGCCTTTTCCCGCCGGACCGCTTCGCGGGGCACGAGTGGCCGACGTTGCTGGTCCTGGCCCTGCTGTTCCTGGTGTGCGAGTCGGTGCCGACCTTGCTCAACGTCGAGCAGGCGGCCATCTCGGTCAGCTTCTCGGCGGCGCTCGCCGCCGTGGTGCTCGTCGGTGACGTCGGCGCCGCCATCGTCGGCGCCACCGCCGTGCTCAGCGTGCGGCCGGGCCTGGCCCTGCACAAACGTCTGTTCAACGGCGCGCAGTTCGCCGTCTGCGGCCACTCCGCCGGGCTGGTCTACGCCATGCTCGGCGGCCCGTCCGACGTGCCGTCCATCGACGGGTTCCCGGCCCTGCTCGGTCCGTTCATGGGGGCCGCCGCGGTGTACGTCGTGTTCAACGTCCTGCTGTTCGGGGCCATGCTGTGGCTCGTCGGCGGCCTGCGCGCTCCTGAGCTGTCCCTGCGGGCCCTCGTGCAGCCGCTCGGCTCCTACTTCGGCTACGCGACCTTCGGCCTGCTGATCGTGGGGCTGTGGGCCACCGTGCAGTCCATCTCGGCGGTGCTCGTGCTGCTGCCGTTGTTCATCGCGCGGTGGACCTTCGGCCAGTACCGCGCGCAGCAGCGCTCGTACGACGCCACCATCGCGGCGCTGTGCCAGGCGGTCGAGACCAAGGACTTCTACACCAGGGGCCACTGCACCAGAGTGTCCAGCGCCGCCACGATGATCGCGCAGGAGATCGGCATGGGCTCCGAGCGCACCAAGGCCATCGGGTACGCCGGCATGCTGCACGACGTCGGCAAGCTCGGCGTGCCGACCAAGGTGCTCCAGAAGGAAGGCAAGCTCACCGAGGAGGAGTTCGCCGCGATCCAGCTCCACCCGATGCGAGGTCTCGAGATCGTGCGCGGCATCGACTTCCTCGACGAGGCGTTCGCCGGCATCATGCACCACCACGAGCGCCAGGACGGCCGGGGGTACCCGATGGGCCTCGCCGGCGCCGAGATCCCGGAGTTCGCGCGGGTCATCGCGGTGGCCGACGCGTTCGACTCGATGACCTCCGACCGCTCCTACCGCAAGGCCAAGTCGATCGACGAGGCCCTCACCGAGCTGCGCAAAGGCGCCGGCACGCAGTTCGACCCCGAGATGGTCACCGCGTTCGTCCGCGCGATCGACCGCCGCGGCTGGGATCCCCCTGGCCGGGTCACCCGGCCGCAGGCCGGTGAGGTGGTCGAGCCCGTGGCCAAGGACCACGACGACCCGACGACACCCATCGAAGTGGTGTCGGAGCGGTGA
- a CDS encoding biotin carboxylase N-terminal domain-containing protein, with protein MFGSVLVANRGEIARRVIRTVRGMGLRAIAVHSDADAELPFVAEADDAFALGPAAPAGSYLDISRVLEACRATGAEAVHPGYGFLAENPAFARAVTEAGLVWIGPSPDAMERMGDKINARNLMEAAGVPVAAGTREPVTDVDGALVAAAEVGYPVMVKASAGGGGIGMGVAHDEDGLRKAFDAAARAAARFGGVPSVLIERYIARARHVEVQILGLADGTVVALGERDCSVQRRHQKVVEESPSPGVSAGLRARMLEAAVRAGEAVSYRGTGTVECLVDVERDDFVFLEMNTRLQVEHPVTELVTGVDLVEQQLLVAAGEPVTFTPGADPQGHAIELRVYAEDPKRFFPGPGKIDVWEEPTGAGVRVDSGYTTGNTVTAFYDPLMAKLCVYGADRGEALARARAAVAAFRVEGPKNNLPFCAELLEHPEFVTGDYDTGLVSRMRA; from the coding sequence GTGTTCGGAAGCGTTCTTGTGGCGAACCGCGGGGAGATCGCACGACGGGTGATCCGCACGGTCAGAGGCATGGGGTTGCGCGCGATTGCGGTCCATTCCGACGCGGACGCCGAGTTGCCGTTCGTCGCCGAGGCGGACGACGCGTTCGCGCTCGGGCCGGCGGCGCCGGCCGGCAGTTATCTCGACATCTCCCGCGTGCTCGAGGCGTGCCGCGCGACCGGCGCGGAGGCCGTGCACCCGGGGTACGGCTTCCTGGCGGAGAACCCCGCGTTCGCGCGTGCCGTCACCGAGGCGGGCCTGGTGTGGATCGGGCCGTCCCCGGACGCCATGGAGCGCATGGGTGACAAGATCAACGCGCGGAACCTCATGGAGGCGGCCGGGGTGCCGGTCGCCGCGGGCACCCGCGAGCCGGTCACCGATGTGGACGGCGCGCTGGTGGCCGCGGCCGAGGTCGGCTACCCCGTCATGGTGAAGGCCTCGGCGGGTGGCGGCGGCATCGGCATGGGGGTCGCGCACGACGAGGACGGGCTGCGCAAGGCCTTCGACGCGGCGGCGAGGGCCGCCGCGCGGTTCGGCGGCGTCCCGTCGGTGCTGATCGAGCGCTACATCGCGCGCGCCAGGCACGTCGAGGTGCAGATCCTCGGCCTGGCCGACGGCACGGTGGTCGCGCTCGGCGAGCGCGACTGCTCGGTGCAGCGCCGCCACCAGAAGGTCGTGGAGGAGTCGCCGTCACCCGGCGTGAGCGCCGGCCTGCGTGCGCGCATGCTGGAGGCCGCGGTCCGTGCCGGTGAGGCCGTGTCCTACCGCGGCACCGGCACGGTGGAGTGCCTGGTGGACGTGGAGCGGGACGATTTCGTGTTCCTCGAGATGAACACCCGGCTTCAGGTGGAGCACCCGGTGACCGAGCTCGTCACCGGCGTCGACCTGGTGGAGCAGCAGCTCCTCGTCGCGGCGGGTGAGCCGGTCACGTTCACCCCGGGGGCCGATCCGCAAGGGCACGCCATCGAGCTGCGTGTGTACGCGGAGGACCCGAAGCGGTTCTTCCCCGGACCCGGCAAGATCGACGTGTGGGAGGAGCCCACGGGTGCCGGCGTGCGGGTCGACTCCGGTTACACCACCGGCAACACCGTCACGGCGTTCTACGACCCACTGATGGCGAAGCTGTGCGTGTACGGCGCCGATCGAGGGGAAGCGCTCGCTCGGGCCCGTGCCGCCGTGGCGGCGTTCCGCGTGGAAGGTCCGAAGAACAATCTGCCGTTCTGCGCGGAGCTTCTGGAGCATCCTGAGTTCGTGACCGGTGACTACGACACGGGATTGGTGAGTCGCATGCGTGCGTGA
- a CDS encoding biotin/lipoyl-binding carrier protein, giving the protein MAEVRAELVANVWKVVVAEGDTVEEGDTLVILESMKMEIPVVAEDAGVVSALKVSEGDVIQEGDLIAVID; this is encoded by the coding sequence GTGGCGGAAGTACGCGCGGAGCTGGTGGCCAACGTCTGGAAAGTCGTGGTCGCCGAGGGGGACACGGTCGAAGAGGGTGACACCTTGGTCATCCTGGAGTCCATGAAGATGGAGATCCCCGTGGTGGCCGAGGACGCCGGCGTGGTGAGCGCGCTGAAGGTGTCGGAAGGCGACGTGATCCAGGAGGGCGACCTGATCGCCGTCATCGATTGA
- a CDS encoding thioesterase family protein — MTIAAGLRAELLIMVERGDTAIRQGSGDVPVLGTPRLLAFAEAATVRAVQGHLPAGSTSVGTKVTLEHRAASPVGTHVEVVAELVEVDGRRLVFQVTANDRTRTVATAVIERLVVDRERFLGGLGR; from the coding sequence ATGACGATCGCCGCCGGGCTGCGCGCCGAGCTCCTCATCATGGTCGAGCGCGGGGACACCGCCATCAGGCAGGGCAGTGGCGACGTCCCGGTGCTCGGCACACCCCGGCTGCTGGCGTTCGCCGAGGCCGCCACCGTGCGCGCGGTGCAGGGTCACCTGCCGGCCGGGAGCACCTCGGTGGGAACCAAGGTCACCCTTGAGCACCGTGCGGCCAGCCCGGTCGGCACCCATGTCGAGGTGGTGGCCGAGCTGGTCGAGGTGGACGGCAGGCGCCTGGTCTTCCAGGTCACCGCGAACGACCGCACGCGGACCGTCGCCACGGCCGTCATCGAACGGCTGGTCGTGGATCGCGAGCGCTTCCTCGGCGGCCTCGGCCGCTGA
- a CDS encoding serine/threonine protein kinase codes for MVAQGTTLAGRYRLDVRIGAGGMGEVWRGEDIVLARTVAVKVLLPGRSDDPGFAARFQGEARAMATINHPGVVDVYDYGVSDVPGAGPTAYLVMRFVDGEPLDRLLARLGRIAPEPAVELIAQAASALQAVHDGGIVHRDVKPGNLLVRPDGTLVLTDFGIARAEVGHRLTDAGMVLGTAAYCAPEQAEGQPVTPAVDIYALGVVAYECLAGRRPFDGDTPVTIALKHIREDPPPLPPDIPPPVRHLVERALSKDPARRWHSAAEMSAAARLTLRGDTGTPDGVVTGLTGMVSTGQHLHLASPETGTNLAWRESDPGRPTTATPPPYIMSAPTQGSAVPPRQDPSGPPGGPSSGSRRGRRAAPRRGRVGLVAGIVAVGALLGGGGAVVFNQLANTGASAAGTTPTPTVEPTESHARSTPSGRRPRPTPTPRTPTRAVEPTENDPTPTPTPTPTPTTTRTPSPSPTPTKEQAAKKVVPAVINLTQTQATTRLRAAGFKTKVDISGEPSDEGCTRVLDQTPAAGTSWAVDRYVTIVVEQGIPCPGQNEPSTPTPTPSGG; via the coding sequence ATGGTGGCCCAAGGGACCACGCTGGCGGGACGTTACCGTTTGGACGTCCGTATCGGCGCCGGCGGCATGGGTGAGGTGTGGCGCGGTGAGGACATCGTGCTGGCCCGCACCGTCGCCGTCAAAGTGCTCTTACCCGGACGCAGCGACGACCCGGGCTTCGCGGCACGCTTCCAAGGGGAGGCGCGTGCCATGGCGACGATCAACCACCCGGGGGTCGTCGATGTGTACGACTACGGTGTGAGCGACGTGCCGGGGGCCGGGCCGACCGCCTACCTCGTGATGCGTTTCGTGGACGGCGAGCCGCTGGACCGCCTGCTGGCGAGGCTCGGCCGCATCGCGCCTGAGCCCGCCGTCGAGCTCATCGCGCAGGCCGCGTCCGCGCTCCAGGCCGTGCACGACGGCGGCATCGTGCACCGTGACGTGAAGCCCGGCAACCTGCTGGTCAGGCCGGACGGCACGCTCGTGCTCACCGACTTCGGCATCGCGCGCGCCGAGGTCGGCCACCGGCTCACCGACGCCGGCATGGTGCTCGGCACCGCGGCCTACTGCGCGCCTGAGCAGGCCGAGGGCCAGCCGGTCACCCCGGCCGTCGACATCTACGCGCTCGGCGTGGTCGCCTACGAGTGCCTGGCGGGCCGCCGTCCGTTCGACGGCGACACCCCGGTCACCATCGCCTTGAAGCACATCCGCGAGGATCCGCCGCCGCTGCCTCCCGACATCCCGCCACCGGTGCGTCATCTGGTGGAACGTGCCCTCAGCAAGGATCCCGCGCGCCGCTGGCACAGCGCCGCCGAGATGAGCGCCGCGGCCCGTCTCACGCTGCGCGGCGACACCGGCACCCCCGACGGCGTCGTGACCGGCCTCACCGGCATGGTGTCCACCGGACAGCACCTCCATCTGGCGTCCCCCGAGACCGGCACGAACCTGGCGTGGCGGGAGAGTGACCCCGGCAGGCCCACCACGGCCACCCCGCCGCCGTACATCATGTCCGCCCCCACCCAGGGCTCCGCCGTCCCGCCGCGCCAGGACCCTTCCGGGCCTCCCGGTGGGCCGTCGTCCGGATCCCGGCGCGGACGCCGGGCCGCGCCGCGCCGTGGCCGCGTGGGGCTGGTCGCCGGCATCGTCGCGGTCGGCGCGCTCCTCGGCGGCGGAGGCGCGGTGGTGTTCAACCAGCTCGCCAACACCGGGGCCTCCGCCGCGGGGACCACCCCGACGCCGACGGTGGAGCCGACCGAGAGCCACGCGCGGTCCACACCCTCCGGCCGGCGTCCCCGCCCCACGCCGACGCCGCGCACGCCGACCCGTGCCGTCGAGCCCACCGAGAACGACCCCACCCCCACTCCTACCCCCACCCCGACCCCCACGACGACCAGGACACCTTCGCCGTCCCCCACCCCCACCAAGGAACAAGCCGCCAAGAAGGTCGTCCCCGCGGTCATCAACCTGACCCAGACGCAGGCCACCACCCGCCTGCGCGCCGCCGGGTTCAAGACCAAGGTCGACATCAGTGGCGAACCGAGCGACGAGGGCTGCACCCGCGTGCTCGACCAGACCCCCGCCGCCGGCACCTCGTGGGCCGTCGACCGTTACGTCACCATCGTGGTCGAGCAGGGCATCCCGTGTCCCGGCCAGAACGAGCCGTCGACGCCGACCCCCACCCCGTCAGGCGGCTGA